Proteins from a genomic interval of Vreelandella profundi:
- a CDS encoding DeoR/GlpR family transcriptional regulator: protein MNQQFRQDAIVELVRQQGYMSIEQLTAHFSVTPQTIRRDLNTLADEGRVRRVHGGVGVESSTVNTAYSTRKTLHLEEKERIAHCLAQNIPNHSSLFINIGTSNEMVAQALLEHQGLEIITNNLNVAAILQHKEDFTVIIAGGQVRSRDGGIIGEATIDFINQFKVDYGIIGISGIDEDGSLLEFDYQEVRVAQAIIANSRRIYLAADYSKFHRNPVVRQGNLDQLDALFTDRKPSEAIQRLLTQHDVALYIA, encoded by the coding sequence ATGAACCAACAATTTCGTCAGGATGCCATTGTCGAGCTAGTTCGGCAGCAAGGCTATATGAGCATTGAACAACTCACCGCCCACTTTTCGGTGACGCCGCAAACCATACGCCGCGATTTAAACACACTGGCGGATGAAGGGCGGGTTCGACGAGTTCATGGTGGCGTAGGGGTCGAGTCCAGTACGGTCAATACTGCCTACAGCACCCGCAAGACGCTGCACCTGGAAGAGAAAGAGCGCATCGCCCACTGCTTGGCTCAAAATATTCCGAATCACTCTTCACTGTTTATTAATATCGGCACCAGTAATGAAATGGTCGCTCAGGCGTTGCTAGAGCATCAGGGGCTGGAAATTATTACTAATAACCTTAATGTTGCCGCTATCTTGCAGCATAAAGAGGATTTCACCGTCATTATTGCCGGTGGCCAGGTGCGCTCTCGCGATGGCGGTATCATTGGCGAGGCCACTATCGACTTTATCAATCAGTTTAAAGTGGACTACGGCATTATCGGCATCAGCGGTATTGATGAGGACGGCTCGCTGCTGGAATTTGATTATCAGGAAGTCCGCGTTGCTCAGGCCATTATCGCGAATTCGCGGCGTATCTATTTGGCGGCAGACTATTCAAAATTCCACCGCAACCCGGTAGTACGCCAAGGTAATTTGGATCAGCTTGATGCGTTGTTTACCGACCGTAAGCCCTCAGAGGCGATTCAGCGTTTACTCACCCAGCATGATGTTGCGCTGTATATTGCCTAA
- a CDS encoding glycerol-3-phosphate dehydrogenase/oxidase, with translation MTLRNRNTEKLPTGIFDALIIGGGINGAATAAALAGKGAKVALIDRGDFAGSTSMHSSNLVWGGIKYMESNDFSLVRKLCKSRNHLIKSYPSTVQEIRFLTTISKGFRHSPLYLWAGTWLYWLMGNGFTKLPRLLSSKKIKHEEPIINTQSAVGGFEYSDAYLHDNDARFVFNFVRHALNYGAVAANYVESLGAEREGDLWVTKARNVMDGSTFDIRAKVLINAAGPWVDQHNEMTGEKTTHHHLYSKGIHLIVPQLTDSQRVLAFFADDGRLFFVIPMGNRTCIGTTDTHMEHPEVDVTADDIAFVLENINKRLTLDKPLSQDDIISTRCGVRPLAIKGDQGSDRDFLQLSRKHVIDTNDESAHISIFGGKLTDCLNVGDEIAEEMTRLGVTLSAPDFQWYGEPADPVKQQFMDQAKHMNLDAMTAATSSEPLSTRLWRRYADQAVQMLAKIQDDPAQADILIEGTEYIRCELEHARDHEMITQLEDFLRRRAKVSLVVRHEQLRQSSGLKEACRVLFGDDAEDRFNSYFEQHRDTSLPLVPAANA, from the coding sequence ATGACACTGCGAAATCGAAACACTGAAAAGTTACCTACCGGTATTTTTGACGCGCTCATTATCGGTGGCGGTATTAATGGCGCGGCCACGGCAGCGGCACTGGCAGGTAAAGGCGCAAAAGTTGCCTTGATTGACCGCGGTGACTTCGCTGGCAGCACCAGCATGCACTCCTCCAACTTAGTCTGGGGTGGCATTAAATACATGGAAAGCAACGACTTTTCACTGGTTCGAAAGCTGTGTAAAAGCCGCAATCATTTGATTAAGAGCTATCCTTCTACGGTGCAGGAAATCCGCTTCCTAACCACTATTTCAAAAGGTTTTCGCCACTCACCGCTCTACCTATGGGCGGGCACCTGGCTTTATTGGCTAATGGGTAATGGCTTTACCAAATTGCCACGCCTACTTTCATCGAAAAAGATTAAGCATGAAGAGCCCATCATCAACACGCAGAGCGCCGTCGGTGGTTTTGAATACTCCGATGCTTACCTGCACGATAATGATGCGCGATTTGTATTTAACTTTGTGCGCCACGCGCTCAACTATGGCGCAGTGGCCGCCAACTACGTTGAGTCACTTGGTGCAGAGCGTGAGGGTGATCTATGGGTCACCAAGGCGCGCAACGTGATGGACGGCAGTACCTTTGATATTCGCGCCAAGGTACTGATTAACGCGGCTGGCCCCTGGGTAGATCAACATAATGAGATGACAGGAGAGAAAACGACGCATCATCATCTCTATTCCAAAGGCATTCACCTTATTGTCCCGCAGTTAACCGATTCCCAACGCGTGCTGGCGTTTTTTGCCGACGATGGTCGGCTGTTTTTTGTCATTCCCATGGGTAATCGTACCTGCATCGGCACCACCGATACGCATATGGAGCACCCTGAGGTTGACGTCACTGCAGACGACATCGCCTTTGTGTTGGAGAACATCAACAAGCGATTAACGTTAGACAAACCGCTTAGCCAAGACGACATTATCTCGACCCGTTGCGGGGTACGGCCGTTAGCGATTAAGGGCGATCAAGGCAGTGACCGTGATTTCCTGCAGCTGTCACGCAAGCACGTGATCGATACCAATGACGAAAGCGCCCATATCAGTATCTTTGGCGGCAAGCTCACCGATTGTTTAAACGTTGGCGATGAAATTGCCGAGGAGATGACGCGTTTGGGCGTCACGCTATCTGCGCCTGATTTTCAATGGTACGGCGAGCCAGCAGATCCCGTGAAACAGCAATTTATGGATCAGGCCAAACATATGAACTTAGATGCGATGACCGCAGCGACGTCATCAGAGCCTCTCTCGACGCGACTCTGGCGGCGCTACGCTGACCAAGCCGTTCAGATGCTAGCCAAAATCCAAGATGACCCTGCTCAAGCTGACATTTTAATTGAAGGCACCGAGTATATTCGCTGCGAGCTAGAGCACGCCCGCGATCATGAAATGATCACCCAGCTTGAAGACTTTCTACGTCGTCGCGCTAAAGTCTCGCTCGTCGTACGCCATGAGCAGCTGCGCCAATCAAGTGGTTTAAAAGAAGCCTGCCGCGTCTTATTTGGCGACGATGCCGAAGATCGCTTTAACAGCTATTTTGAACAGCATCGGGATACCTCACTCCCACTGGTGCCCGCGGCCAACGCTTAA